One region of Syntrophobacter fumaroxidans MPOB genomic DNA includes:
- a CDS encoding glycosyltransferase yields the protein MEAKIARDLGYDVDVVTGVGPRDGRLISEGVEGVTYWRIPALSKYIYPHRDAKAFFDICSLFRRNRYQIVQTHLAKAGVLGRLAAGLAGVPIIVHDVHGPSFSSSQSLPGRELFINLERLAGLVTTHYLFYTNHLKDTFATKGIGNNAKHRVIYPDLRLKQFLDAPPLPVEERSRLRRIWHLAPDHLVVGYVARMVPSKGHHLAIEAFARLAERWPHARLVLVGGAIWPEEQAYCQRLQAQVDALHLVEKVIFTGHQLQVIPFYQMFDLFAMPSLYEGTANAMLEAMVMGLPVVAFDIPAVHEFCPSETIVCPFADAKGLAQGLDRCLTLLSTTPTAVCPSPAFRQALVAKFSSRRWHQELSDFYMRLVDDQGAGIRDPNSSKRGD from the coding sequence ATGGAGGCGAAGATCGCGCGAGATCTCGGGTACGATGTGGATGTCGTCACCGGAGTCGGGCCGCGAGACGGCAGGCTAATTTCTGAAGGAGTGGAAGGCGTCACCTACTGGCGCATCCCTGCCCTGAGCAAGTACATTTACCCTCATAGGGACGCTAAGGCCTTCTTTGATATCTGCTCATTGTTTCGACGGAACAGGTACCAGATCGTTCAAACGCATCTCGCCAAAGCAGGAGTACTGGGGCGCCTTGCCGCCGGGTTGGCCGGTGTGCCGATAATTGTTCATGATGTCCACGGCCCCAGTTTCTCGTCTTCGCAAAGCCTGCCGGGACGTGAGCTCTTCATCAACCTGGAACGGTTGGCGGGCCTGGTGACCACTCATTATTTGTTTTACACCAACCACCTCAAAGACACTTTCGCCACGAAGGGAATTGGAAACAACGCCAAGCATAGGGTAATCTACCCGGACTTGCGGTTAAAGCAATTCCTCGATGCTCCACCTCTCCCGGTGGAAGAGCGGTCAAGGCTCAGACGGATCTGGCATCTGGCGCCCGATCACCTGGTTGTCGGCTACGTGGCCCGGATGGTGCCATCCAAAGGCCACCACCTGGCTATCGAGGCCTTCGCCCGATTGGCGGAGCGCTGGCCCCACGCCAGGCTTGTGCTGGTGGGGGGCGCCATCTGGCCGGAAGAGCAAGCGTATTGCCAGCGGTTGCAGGCTCAGGTTGATGCCCTCCACCTGGTAGAAAAGGTGATCTTCACGGGACACCAACTGCAAGTCATCCCCTTTTATCAGATGTTTGACCTTTTTGCTATGCCGTCCCTCTACGAAGGCACTGCCAATGCCATGCTTGAGGCTATGGTCATGGGACTGCCCGTAGTGGCCTTCGATATCCCCGCAGTACATGAATTCTGCCCATCTGAGACGATCGTCTGTCCGTTCGCCGACGCGAAGGGACTGGCGCAGGGACTGGATCGGTGCCTGACGCTGTTGTCAACGACTCCGACAGCCGTCTGTCCATCTCCGGCATTTCGCCAAGCCCTGGTAGCGAAATTCTCATCACGGCGATGGCACCAGGAGTTGTCTGATTTTTACATGAGGTTGGTCGATGATCAGGGAGCTGGAATTCGCGACCCGAACTCTAGCAAACGGGGTGACTAA
- a CDS encoding exopolysaccharide biosynthesis polyprenyl glycosylphosphotransferase: MHKLILQAHRKYSLILIVGDLLLTMGSLSIVLLLEPGRQEPPAWSLAKILAIYFTVPAVTVVVFYVLDLYDPTSPKGSEITFFTICIGLGAVTIVYSALAYFLISLRPGKINLLLFISITAAFTFMWRRTFKKLVPIKPQRLLFIGNDPIFEEISLLINEQYAQHYDLVEQWDRHNHQASRPNLYDYLEKNHVELVVYSLRSGLVKEIADDLITANFRKKSIIDAYNFYQELTYKCPLHFLDDFSLLLNANKEIFMPAVVGNLKRALDLTGVLLLAPFVLPAFLIVALAVKLDSTGPVLFIQERLGKNEVPFRLYKLRTMIHNAEGLTGPKWSTEDDPRITRIGKILRKLRLDELPQLYNVLRGDMTVVGPRPIRRHFADILAGEIPYYRLRFLIKPGLTGWAQVNHDYAGSNAGQADKQQYDLFYLIHQSFLLDLFILFKTVKVMVWGKGT; encoded by the coding sequence ATGCACAAGCTGATCCTGCAGGCACACCGTAAATACAGCCTCATCCTTATCGTGGGCGATCTTCTCCTCACCATGGGGAGCCTGTCTATCGTCCTGTTGCTGGAACCCGGCAGGCAGGAACCGCCAGCCTGGAGCCTGGCCAAGATCCTTGCCATCTATTTCACCGTTCCCGCCGTCACGGTCGTCGTGTTCTATGTGCTGGACCTGTACGATCCGACCAGTCCCAAGGGTTCGGAAATCACATTTTTCACCATTTGCATCGGGCTTGGAGCCGTAACCATCGTTTACAGCGCACTCGCCTACTTTCTTATTTCCTTGCGGCCAGGCAAGATCAACCTGCTGCTGTTCATATCCATAACCGCCGCATTCACCTTCATGTGGAGACGTACCTTCAAGAAACTCGTGCCCATCAAGCCACAGCGCCTGCTGTTCATTGGGAACGACCCGATTTTCGAAGAGATCTCGCTGCTCATCAACGAGCAGTACGCGCAGCATTACGACCTGGTGGAACAGTGGGACCGGCACAATCATCAGGCCTCGCGGCCGAACCTCTACGACTACCTGGAAAAGAATCACGTGGAGCTAGTTGTCTACTCGCTCCGTAGCGGGCTGGTCAAAGAGATCGCCGACGACCTGATCACCGCCAATTTCAGAAAGAAGAGCATCATCGACGCCTATAATTTCTACCAGGAGCTGACCTACAAGTGTCCTCTCCATTTCCTGGACGATTTTTCGCTGCTGCTCAATGCGAACAAGGAAATCTTCATGCCTGCCGTGGTCGGCAACTTGAAACGCGCATTGGATCTCACGGGCGTCCTTCTCTTGGCGCCCTTCGTCTTGCCTGCCTTCCTGATTGTCGCCCTGGCCGTCAAGTTGGACAGCACGGGGCCGGTCCTCTTCATCCAGGAGCGCCTGGGAAAGAATGAAGTCCCCTTCCGGCTCTATAAACTGCGCACCATGATCCACAATGCCGAGGGCCTCACCGGACCGAAGTGGTCCACCGAAGACGACCCGCGGATCACGCGTATTGGAAAAATTCTGCGCAAGCTTCGCCTCGACGAGCTCCCCCAACTGTACAACGTGCTCAGGGGAGACATGACCGTGGTGGGCCCACGCCCCATCCGCCGGCACTTCGCCGACATCCTTGCCGGGGAAATCCCATATTACCGGTTGCGTTTCCTGATCAAGCCCGGCCTCACCGGCTGGGCCCAGGTGAACCATGACTATGCCGGCTCCAACGCCGGCCAGGCGGACAAGCAGCAATACGACCTGTTCTACCTGATCCACCAGTCCTTCCTGTTGGATCTCTTCATCCTGTTCAAGACCGTGAAAGTCATGGTCTGGGGCAAAGGAACCTGA
- a CDS encoding NAD-dependent epimerase/dehydratase family protein produces MSLAIVYLITGGAGFIGTNLIRRLSIPSVRIRVLDNLSAGRREDLDGFDVEFVQGDIQDAGAVHRAVAGARKVIHLAANTNVVQSVANPELNLDVNVRGTFNLLRASVEHGVERFVFASTGGAIVGDVTPPVHEDMPPNPISPYGASKLAGEGYCSAFWGAYGLPTVSLRFSNIYGPFSYHKGSVIAKFFREVQAGKPLTIYGDGEQTRDFLFVGDLCQGIARALEAPLPFGGSIQLGSGRETTVNSMVALMREAVGGDWFPPVTYAPPRAGEVLRNYVSTARAEKYLDFSPATDLPSGLTETWKWFKGLRC; encoded by the coding sequence GTGAGCTTAGCAATAGTCTATCTTATTACCGGAGGGGCCGGCTTCATCGGCACCAACCTGATCCGCCGCCTTTCGATACCATCCGTCCGGATACGGGTGCTCGACAACCTGAGCGCCGGGCGCCGTGAAGACCTCGACGGCTTCGATGTGGAGTTCGTGCAGGGCGACATCCAGGATGCGGGAGCAGTGCATCGCGCCGTCGCGGGCGCGCGAAAGGTCATCCACCTGGCCGCCAACACGAACGTCGTCCAATCCGTCGCCAACCCGGAACTCAACCTTGACGTCAACGTCCGGGGAACGTTCAACCTGCTCCGGGCCAGCGTCGAACACGGCGTGGAGCGATTCGTCTTCGCCTCCACCGGCGGCGCCATCGTCGGGGACGTCACCCCTCCGGTTCACGAGGACATGCCACCCAACCCCATCTCTCCCTACGGGGCAAGCAAACTGGCCGGGGAAGGGTACTGCTCCGCCTTCTGGGGGGCTTACGGCCTGCCCACTGTCAGCCTCAGGTTTTCCAACATCTACGGCCCGTTTTCCTATCACAAGGGGAGCGTCATCGCCAAATTCTTCCGCGAAGTGCAGGCCGGAAAGCCGCTCACCATCTATGGCGACGGAGAGCAGACGCGGGATTTTCTGTTTGTGGGAGACCTCTGCCAGGGCATCGCCAGGGCGCTGGAAGCGCCTCTGCCCTTCGGTGGATCCATCCAGCTGGGAAGCGGCCGGGAAACCACCGTCAACTCCATGGTGGCTTTGATGCGCGAGGCGGTGGGGGGGGACTGGTTCCCCCCGGTCACCTACGCTCCGCCACGCGCGGGCGAGGTGCTGCGCAATTACGTATCCACCGCCCGGGCGGAGAAATACTTGGATTTCTCGCCGGCAACCGATTTGCCGAGTGGCCTGACAGAGACATGGA